In Neisseria animalis, a single window of DNA contains:
- the lptA gene encoding lipopolysaccharide transport periplasmic protein LptA, translating to MMSKIYKAAALVLISAAAPAFALQSDSRQPIQIEADQGMLDQANQTTTFSGNVIIRQGTININADSVTVARDGKGNQIMQAKGSPVRFSQTLDDNKGVVKGRGSRVDYTSANGVVVLTGSARVERGGDVAEGSVITYNTHSEVYTIAGPSKTGGTKSAAKSGRVSVVIQPSSVGKQ from the coding sequence ATGATGTCAAAAATCTATAAAGCCGCCGCATTGGTTTTGATTTCCGCCGCCGCGCCCGCGTTTGCCCTGCAAAGCGACAGCCGGCAGCCGATTCAGATTGAAGCCGACCAAGGTATGCTGGACCAAGCCAACCAAACCACTACTTTCAGCGGCAACGTCATCATCAGACAGGGAACCATCAACATCAATGCCGACAGCGTAACCGTTGCCCGCGACGGAAAGGGCAACCAAATCATGCAGGCAAAAGGTTCGCCTGTGCGGTTCAGTCAGACATTGGACGATAACAAAGGTGTCGTCAAAGGACGCGGCAGCCGTGTGGACTACACCTCTGCTAACGGCGTGGTCGTGCTGACCGGCAGTGCGCGGGTCGAGCGCGGCGGTGATGTTGCCGAAGGTTCGGTAATTACTTACAACACCCACAGCGAAGTCTATACCATTGCCGGTCCGTCTAAAACGGGCGGTACGAAATCCGCCGCCAAATCCGGCCGCGTGAGTGTGGTGATTCAGCCAAGCAGCGTCGGCAAGCAATAG
- the lptB gene encoding LPS export ABC transporter ATP-binding protein: MTVQTSRLVAQNLQKSFKKRQVVKNFSLEIESGEVIGLLGPNGAGKTTSFYMIVGLIAADAGSVTLDGKELRHLPIHERARLGVGYLPQEASIFRKMTVEQNIRAILEICTEDKSKIGEELEKLLADLNIERLRHNPAPSLSGGERRRVEIARVLAMKPRFILLDEPFAGVDPIAVIDIQKIIEFLKSRGIGVLITDHNVRETLSICDRAYIISDGTVLASGKPQDLVENEQVRSVYLGENFKY; the protein is encoded by the coding sequence ATGACTGTTCAAACCAGCCGCCTTGTCGCGCAAAATCTGCAAAAAAGTTTCAAAAAACGCCAAGTCGTCAAAAACTTCTCGCTTGAAATCGAGAGTGGGGAAGTCATCGGCTTGCTCGGGCCGAACGGCGCAGGTAAAACCACCAGCTTTTACATGATTGTCGGGTTGATTGCTGCCGATGCGGGCAGTGTAACCTTGGACGGCAAGGAGTTGCGCCATCTGCCGATACACGAGCGCGCCCGTTTGGGGGTCGGTTATCTGCCGCAGGAAGCATCGATTTTCCGCAAGATGACGGTGGAGCAGAATATCCGTGCCATTCTGGAAATCTGCACGGAAGATAAAAGCAAAATCGGCGAAGAATTGGAAAAACTGCTTGCCGATCTCAATATTGAGCGTTTGCGCCATAATCCCGCTCCCTCGCTTTCGGGCGGCGAACGGCGGCGGGTTGAAATCGCCCGTGTGTTGGCGATGAAGCCGCGTTTTATCTTGCTGGACGAGCCGTTTGCCGGTGTCGATCCGATTGCGGTGATTGATATTCAGAAAATCATCGAATTTCTCAAATCGCGCGGTATCGGCGTGCTGATTACCGACCACAACGTGCGCGAAACCTTGAGCATTTGCGACCGTGCCTACATCATCAGCGACGGTACGGTACTGGCTTCGGGCAAGCCGCAGGACTTGGTGGAAAACGAACAAGTGCGCTCTGTTTATTTGGGCGAGAACTTCAAATACTGA